A window of the Tunturibacter empetritectus genome harbors these coding sequences:
- a CDS encoding polyprenyl synthetase family protein, which translates to MSTLSIATAAEVFDLLRDDLAAIEQEFSRQSTSDVEVVTDIARYLIAGGGKRIRPLLLLLSAKALGCTSESRIRLGAVVEMLHTATLVHDDIIDEADTRRGRPSSNTTWGNAKCVLAGDWLYMQSFSAALEERNFRVLELLISLTQQMVEGELLQIEKLGHLINEEEYFDLIFRKTACLFKVSMQLGAAITPAHGFGDPEELEAQLGEYGRNLGLAFQIVDDVLDLTAAEDVLGKPVASDLREGKATLAVIHALERGTGADREAIRTVLADRSFARVSHPQILEILQRHGSLDYAMDTACAYAEAARLTIADLPDSEAKRALLWVPGFVTSRDR; encoded by the coding sequence GTGAGCACGCTCTCCATCGCGACCGCAGCCGAGGTGTTCGACCTCCTCCGTGACGATCTAGCCGCCATTGAGCAGGAGTTCTCCCGTCAATCCACCTCCGACGTCGAGGTTGTCACCGACATTGCGCGGTACCTTATCGCGGGTGGTGGCAAGCGTATTCGGCCGCTGCTGCTGCTGCTCTCGGCTAAGGCTCTGGGCTGCACCAGCGAGAGCCGCATACGGCTGGGCGCGGTCGTCGAGATGCTTCACACCGCGACCCTAGTTCACGACGACATCATCGACGAGGCCGACACACGCCGTGGGCGACCCTCTTCGAACACCACCTGGGGCAATGCGAAATGCGTTCTCGCGGGCGACTGGCTCTATATGCAGTCCTTCTCGGCGGCGCTCGAGGAGCGGAACTTTCGTGTTCTTGAGCTGCTGATCTCGCTGACCCAGCAGATGGTCGAGGGCGAGCTGCTTCAGATCGAAAAGCTCGGTCACCTGATCAACGAAGAGGAGTACTTCGACCTCATCTTCCGTAAGACGGCTTGCCTCTTCAAGGTGTCGATGCAGCTTGGCGCAGCGATTACGCCGGCTCACGGCTTCGGCGATCCGGAGGAGCTTGAGGCTCAGCTGGGGGAGTACGGCCGCAACCTGGGCCTCGCCTTCCAGATCGTCGACGACGTCCTCGATCTGACCGCCGCGGAAGATGTCCTCGGCAAGCCCGTCGCCTCGGACCTGCGCGAAGGCAAAGCCACACTCGCCGTCATTCACGCGCTCGAGCGCGGCACCGGGGCCGACCGCGAGGCTATCCGAACAGTGCTCGCCGACCGCAGCTTCGCCCGCGTCTCCCACCCGCAGATCCTTGAGATTCTGCAGCGCCACGGCTCACTCGACTACGCCATGGACACCGCCTGCGCCTATGCCGAAGCCGCCCGCCTCACCATCGCCGACCTGCCCGACTCAGAAGCCAAGCGCGCCTTGCTGTGGGTTCCTGGCTTCGTCACCAGCCGCGACCGCTAA
- a CDS encoding lysophospholipid acyltransferase family protein, with protein MSKVPQKEGIDAQVSFRERVEFAVVWLAVHGMRLLPRGPARAVGAGIAAIAYHVLGRLRGVGVRNLKLAFPEMPEPEQERTLRLLYRRLGWLLAEFCLMPGYTQESASWFIRYEGLENYLTARERGKGVLVLTGHLGAWELSSFYHSLMGMPMGMVIRRLDNPLVDEFVNRVRCLHGNRVIHKDDFARGLIASMRAGETVGILMDTNMTPPQGVFVPFFGVQACTASGMARIAGKTGAAVVPGFLLWEESEQKYVLRFGKELEVAHIGDSETDAVTNTAAFTAAIEAMIRQYPDQWLWMHRRWKTRPPGEEGIY; from the coding sequence TTGAGCAAAGTTCCACAAAAAGAGGGAATTGACGCGCAGGTGAGCTTCCGTGAACGGGTGGAGTTTGCCGTGGTGTGGCTGGCGGTTCACGGAATGCGGTTGCTTCCGCGAGGACCGGCCAGGGCCGTTGGCGCGGGGATTGCGGCCATTGCCTATCACGTGTTGGGGCGACTGCGCGGAGTGGGTGTACGGAACCTGAAGCTTGCGTTTCCCGAGATGCCGGAGCCTGAACAGGAGAGGACTCTACGCTTGTTGTATCGGCGTCTTGGTTGGCTGCTGGCGGAGTTCTGCCTGATGCCGGGATACACGCAGGAGAGTGCCAGCTGGTTTATTCGCTACGAGGGATTGGAGAACTACCTGACGGCTCGTGAGCGCGGGAAGGGCGTGCTGGTTTTGACGGGCCACTTGGGGGCGTGGGAGCTGTCGAGTTTTTATCACTCGCTGATGGGCATGCCGATGGGGATGGTGATTCGGCGGCTGGATAACCCGCTTGTCGATGAGTTTGTAAATCGAGTTCGGTGCCTGCATGGAAATCGCGTCATTCACAAAGACGACTTTGCGCGAGGGTTGATTGCGTCGATGCGTGCGGGAGAGACGGTGGGGATTTTGATGGATACGAATATGACTCCGCCGCAGGGTGTGTTTGTGCCGTTCTTTGGCGTGCAGGCGTGTACGGCCTCGGGGATGGCGCGCATCGCCGGGAAGACGGGAGCCGCAGTGGTGCCGGGGTTTCTGCTGTGGGAGGAGAGCGAGCAGAAGTACGTGCTGCGCTTTGGCAAAGAACTTGAAGTGGCGCATATAGGCGATTCTGAAACTGATGCGGTTACAAATACAGCGGCCTTCACGGCAGCGATTGAGGCGATGATTCGGCAGTATCCTGATCAATGGCTGTGGATGCATCGGCGGTGGAAGACGCGGCCTCCGGGAGAAGAGGGGATCTACTGA
- a CDS encoding ferritin-like domain-containing protein: MEKKLNDLVDKALSRRKFLAGAGTAAAGAMMIGCNNSTPAPTTTPTPTPTPLDIPDNDILNFALNLEYLEAEFYLYAATGSGLSTADALSGAGTTIVPPGIKAVPWTSPIFAQYAAEIAQDELNHVRFLQAAITGNKGTPVSRPALDLTFFGPLAVAAKITATPTFNPFDGNNDFLIGAFVFEDVGVTAYSGAAPLLANNNILNAAAGIQAVEAYHAAEIRTLITAVDGAAGNQTYTTIANQVSALRATLGGGNETALSVSSIVAADPTNAIAFHRTTDQVLHIVYGAAGGAGLSKGGFFPNGLNGSISVTAS; the protein is encoded by the coding sequence GTGGAAAAAAAGCTTAATGATTTAGTAGATAAGGCTCTATCCCGCCGGAAGTTTTTGGCGGGAGCAGGGACGGCCGCTGCCGGCGCAATGATGATCGGTTGCAACAACAGCACACCAGCACCAACCACTACACCAACCCCGACACCAACCCCGCTCGACATCCCCGACAATGACATTCTGAACTTCGCCCTCAACCTGGAGTATCTTGAGGCCGAGTTCTACCTCTATGCCGCGACTGGCTCCGGTCTCTCCACCGCCGATGCACTCAGTGGGGCGGGCACCACGATCGTTCCCCCCGGCATCAAGGCAGTGCCATGGACTAGTCCGATCTTCGCCCAGTACGCGGCCGAGATCGCCCAGGATGAGCTAAATCACGTTCGCTTCCTCCAGGCAGCCATCACCGGAAACAAGGGGACCCCAGTTTCCCGCCCTGCCCTCGACCTCACCTTCTTCGGTCCGCTGGCTGTCGCAGCCAAGATCACCGCGACTCCCACCTTCAATCCCTTCGACGGCAATAACGACTTCCTTATCGGAGCCTTTGTCTTTGAAGACGTCGGCGTTACGGCCTACAGTGGCGCTGCTCCTCTGCTGGCCAACAACAATATCCTGAACGCTGCTGCCGGCATCCAGGCAGTCGAAGCCTACCACGCCGCCGAGATTCGCACTCTGATCACTGCCGTAGATGGCGCAGCCGGAAATCAGACCTACACCACCATTGCCAACCAGGTATCCGCTCTCCGCGCCACACTCGGCGGAGGTAATGAGACTGCCCTCAGCGTCAGCAGCATCGTCGCTGCCGATCCCACCAACGCCATCGCCTTCCACCGCACAACCGATCAGGTTCTGCACATTGTGTACGGCGCGGCGGGCGGAGCAGGCCTCTCCAAGGGCGGCTTCTTCCCCAATGGACTCAACGGCTCGATCTCAGTAACAGCTTCCTAA
- the lpxD gene encoding UDP-3-O-(3-hydroxymyristoyl)glucosamine N-acyltransferase, with protein sequence MSKIADWVGVSAPLLEVEITAVSSIEDADESSVVFAVEADALGRALQSKAGVILASRKLESAELPPYRSPDPRVLWVADAKYAFAQVARRLSVNGVQTGVHASAVVGQGVAIGVGTAVGPGAVLGDGAVIGSECEIGARVTIYAGTVLGDRVVVQAGAVLGSTGFGYVRSAETGEYLIFPQQGRLVVEDDVEIGANTTIDRGALGETRIGRGTKIDNLVHIGHNCVIGKNVIIAAQTGISGSSVVEDGAILGGQVGIGEHATVGAGVILGGGAGVLSGKKMRGPGEVFWGRPARPLKEYLRDLARLKRR encoded by the coding sequence ATGAGCAAGATCGCAGACTGGGTTGGTGTGAGCGCGCCGCTGCTGGAGGTTGAGATTACGGCGGTCTCGAGCATCGAGGATGCTGACGAGAGCTCGGTTGTGTTTGCGGTTGAAGCCGATGCGTTGGGCCGGGCGCTGCAATCGAAGGCTGGTGTGATCCTGGCGAGCAGGAAGTTGGAGTCGGCGGAGCTGCCGCCCTATCGGTCGCCGGATCCCAGGGTGTTGTGGGTGGCGGATGCGAAATATGCGTTTGCGCAGGTGGCGCGAAGGTTGAGCGTCAACGGAGTTCAGACAGGTGTGCATGCTTCGGCTGTGGTGGGGCAGGGCGTGGCGATTGGCGTAGGAACGGCGGTTGGGCCGGGTGCTGTGCTGGGCGATGGTGCGGTGATTGGAAGTGAATGCGAGATTGGTGCGCGCGTGACGATCTATGCGGGGACCGTGTTGGGGGATCGCGTGGTGGTACAGGCGGGTGCTGTGCTTGGATCTACCGGCTTTGGTTATGTGCGGAGCGCGGAGACGGGAGAGTATCTGATCTTTCCGCAGCAGGGGCGGCTGGTGGTGGAGGACGATGTCGAGATTGGCGCGAATACGACGATCGATCGTGGTGCGCTTGGGGAGACGAGGATCGGGCGCGGGACGAAGATCGACAACCTCGTGCATATCGGACATAACTGCGTGATTGGGAAGAACGTCATTATCGCGGCGCAGACGGGGATCTCGGGCTCGAGTGTAGTGGAGGATGGCGCGATTCTGGGTGGGCAGGTGGGGATTGGGGAGCATGCCACGGTAGGGGCCGGCGTGATTCTTGGCGGCGGAGCGGGGGTGCTGAGTGGGAAGAAGATGCGTGGGCCGGGCGAGGTGTTCTGGGGGCGCCCGGCGCGACCTTTGAAGGAGTATCTGCGGGATCTTGCGCGGTTGAAGCGGCGTTGA
- the xseB gene encoding exodeoxyribonuclease VII small subunit, producing the protein MANFEEQLTALESVVEKLERGDLSLDDSVHLFEEGLKLSNACKKELEAAEGRIQVLVEQGRNAMRVIDLDEEKDAKAV; encoded by the coding sequence ATGGCAAACTTTGAAGAGCAGTTAACAGCGTTGGAGAGTGTAGTCGAAAAGCTGGAGCGAGGAGACCTCTCGCTCGACGACTCGGTGCATCTGTTCGAGGAGGGCCTGAAGCTCTCGAACGCCTGCAAGAAGGAGCTGGAGGCCGCAGAGGGCAGAATCCAGGTGCTCGTCGAGCAGGGCAGAAATGCAATGCGGGTCATAGATCTGGATGAAGAGAAAGATGCTAAAGCAGTGTGA
- a CDS encoding serine O-acetyltransferase, with amino-acid sequence MEANELDPALLQTLRADLYRYRGKADRRSFLAAYLHDPGFRYTYYLRKVAFYRKRRRSLAIFAYAWNRILLNRYRFKYGFDISPTTSIGSGFYLGHFGGVVISPDAVLGDNINIAPGVTIGAASRGPRTGAPTLEDRVWVGTNAIIVGNVTIGREALIAPGAYVNFDVPPNAVVLGNPGKVVSDKGSGGYVNQTMDESGEPMLSGRGW; translated from the coding sequence ATGGAGGCAAACGAATTGGACCCCGCGTTGCTGCAGACTTTGCGCGCAGATCTCTACCGCTATCGTGGCAAAGCAGACAGGCGCTCCTTCCTCGCTGCCTATCTTCATGATCCGGGCTTTCGCTACACCTATTACCTTCGCAAGGTAGCCTTTTACCGTAAGAGAAGGCGGTCCCTTGCGATATTTGCCTATGCCTGGAACCGGATTCTGCTGAATCGTTACCGCTTCAAATACGGCTTTGACATCTCTCCGACGACAAGCATTGGCAGTGGATTCTATCTGGGCCACTTTGGTGGCGTTGTGATTAGTCCTGACGCGGTCCTGGGAGACAATATCAATATCGCGCCGGGCGTCACGATCGGCGCAGCCAGCCGGGGGCCGCGCACAGGAGCGCCTACGTTGGAAGACCGTGTCTGGGTAGGGACGAACGCGATCATCGTCGGCAATGTGACCATTGGACGCGAGGCGCTCATCGCGCCTGGAGCGTACGTCAACTTCGACGTTCCGCCGAATGCAGTTGTGTTAGGAAACCCGGGCAAGGTGGTGTCCGATAAGGGTTCAGGGGGCTACGTCAATCAAACGATGGATGAGTCAGGCGAGCCGATGCTTAGCGGTCGCGGCTGGTGA
- the bshB1 gene encoding bacillithiol biosynthesis deacetylase BshB1, which produces MSSPAQLDILAIAAHRDDVEQTCGGTLMAMHARGWTTGILDLTQGESGTRGTAADRESEANAAARILNVAHREALDLPDGNVENTLVNRLKLAAVLRRLRPRVVILPYWQGRHPDHYTTATLGYEACFVSGLAKVVTPGELHPPHRPYKILYASLYADVRPTFVVDITPFAEQRLQSLLAYHSQYGAQPEGSGLFVPEEEIRERTFATARHYGLLAGVRYAEPFIQKEVCLVDDIMILPVQSI; this is translated from the coding sequence ATGTCCTCGCCCGCACAACTCGACATCCTGGCCATTGCAGCCCATCGCGACGACGTCGAACAGACCTGCGGCGGCACTCTGATGGCCATGCACGCCCGCGGCTGGACGACGGGGATCCTCGATCTCACCCAGGGCGAGTCCGGCACCCGCGGCACCGCCGCCGATCGCGAGTCTGAGGCCAACGCTGCCGCGCGCATCCTCAACGTCGCTCATCGTGAGGCGCTCGACCTTCCCGATGGCAACGTCGAGAACACCCTGGTCAATCGTCTCAAGCTGGCAGCCGTCCTGCGCCGCCTGCGCCCCCGCGTTGTAATCCTTCCCTACTGGCAGGGCCGCCATCCCGACCACTACACCACAGCCACGCTAGGCTACGAGGCCTGCTTCGTCAGCGGCCTCGCTAAGGTCGTAACGCCCGGCGAACTCCACCCGCCACATCGGCCGTACAAGATCCTCTATGCAAGCCTCTATGCCGACGTGCGTCCCACATTCGTCGTCGACATCACACCGTTTGCCGAGCAGCGCCTACAGTCTCTGCTGGCCTACCACTCGCAGTACGGCGCGCAGCCTGAAGGCAGTGGCCTCTTCGTCCCCGAAGAGGAGATCCGCGAGCGAACTTTCGCCACAGCGCGCCACTACGGTTTGCTGGCCGGAGTCCGCTACGCCGAGCCCTTTATTCAGAAAGAAGTATGTCTTGTTGATGACATCATGATTCTTCCAGTCCAATCAATCTAA
- a CDS encoding ferritin-like domain-containing protein, with amino-acid sequence MATLETQQLDEIIVSTRRKMLTKGGAALAALAFGAAATPKKAEAQSAAIGDSDILNFALNLEYLEAQFYNLAVYGVTIDKLSTPIPISVNGTTGGTVALSPTFAKVPFSLSYVQAYATETATEEGKHVLFLQSALSTKAVSMPNIDLFTSFNTLAAAAMIGPSFDPFASDANFLIGAYIFEDVGVSAYHGAAPLISDKVNILPAAVGIHAVEAYHAGLIRTTINGLDGGGGTGPLSTLTQMISAARSSLANPDPTKPITTPFVTFTGSAADDIGVSTTQVALNTSTANITASTIVDCDQNSLGWARSTSQILAIVTGTKPTDTVHQGVFFPNGLNGLIA; translated from the coding sequence ATGGCAACTTTAGAGACACAGCAGCTCGATGAAATTATCGTCAGCACCCGGCGAAAGATGCTCACCAAGGGAGGCGCCGCGCTGGCCGCTCTTGCCTTCGGAGCAGCCGCAACCCCTAAAAAAGCAGAGGCCCAGTCGGCTGCCATCGGCGACTCGGACATCCTCAACTTCGCTCTCAACCTGGAGTATCTCGAGGCGCAGTTCTACAACCTCGCGGTCTACGGAGTAACCATCGACAAACTGTCGACGCCGATTCCCATCAGCGTCAACGGCACCACCGGCGGCACGGTCGCGCTAAGCCCGACCTTCGCCAAGGTTCCATTCTCACTATCCTACGTACAGGCCTATGCCACGGAGACCGCAACGGAAGAAGGTAAGCACGTCCTCTTCCTCCAGAGCGCGCTCAGCACCAAGGCCGTCTCGATGCCCAACATCGATCTGTTCACTTCTTTCAACACCCTTGCCGCGGCAGCGATGATCGGTCCAAGCTTCGACCCCTTCGCAAGCGACGCCAACTTCCTGATCGGCGCTTATATCTTCGAGGATGTGGGAGTCTCCGCCTATCATGGAGCGGCTCCTCTGATTAGCGACAAGGTCAACATCCTCCCGGCAGCGGTTGGTATTCACGCGGTCGAGGCCTATCACGCCGGTCTCATCCGCACTACCATCAACGGTCTCGATGGCGGCGGTGGAACCGGTCCGCTCAGCACGCTGACGCAGATGATCTCGGCAGCTCGTTCTTCGCTGGCGAATCCGGATCCCACCAAACCGATCACCACTCCGTTTGTCACCTTCACAGGCTCAGCGGCAGACGACATCGGAGTCTCCACAACCCAGGTCGCGCTCAACACCTCCACGGCGAACATCACTGCCTCAACCATCGTTGATTGCGATCAGAACTCCCTGGGCTGGGCTCGCTCCACCTCCCAGATCCTCGCAATCGTCACCGGCACCAAACCGACCGACACGGTCCATCAGGGAGTCTTCTTCCCCAATGGCCTTAACGGTCTCATCGCATAG
- a CDS encoding bifunctional homocysteine S-methyltransferase/methylenetetrahydrofolate reductase → MADEVRSAELASVAGYAAAGRLFDGATVLCDGAMGTMLYARGVFINRCYDELNLSQPDLVREIHNEYLQAGAEVVETNTFGGNRFRLGQHGLQDQVRAINVAGVKLARECVNQIREKQACEAFVAGSIGPLGVRLEPLGKVGLEEAQDAFAEQIRAMVEGGPGVGVDLLIVETMTSLTEAEQAILAARRVAPGVRVVVMMTVDEDGNCLDGASAETAAIKLTEWGADAVGCNCSAGPATVLSVIERIRPLTTLPLAAMPNAGIPRAFEGRTIYLTSPEYMASFTRKLVKAGASIVGGCCGTTPSYTRAMKSSLRALDAMESGVEVMQRDATGNATTIKESKVAPPPLAERSKIGSMVAAGDFVTMVEIVPPKGIDCSKELDGAMQMHRLGVDAINVPDSPRASARMSAQSLCVQIQQHVGIETILHYTCRDRNVLSIQSDLLGASSIGLKNILCLTGDPPKLGNYPNATAVFDVDAIGLVNVVKNLNYGLDIGNNSIGESTGFSIAVAANPGVQDMDQEVRRFAFKVEAGAEYAITQPVFDLRVLEEFLRRIESFRIPVIAGIWPLTSLRNAEFMKNDLRVSMPDEIMARMAKALTPEAGRLEGVKIAQEMLAEAKPMVQGVQVSAPFGRYGVAADVLGLAAVEVA, encoded by the coding sequence ATGGCGGATGAGGTACGGAGTGCGGAGTTGGCGTCTGTTGCAGGCTATGCTGCGGCCGGCCGGTTGTTTGACGGCGCAACAGTACTGTGCGACGGAGCCATGGGCACGATGCTCTACGCGCGCGGCGTCTTCATCAACCGCTGTTACGACGAGCTGAACCTCTCGCAGCCGGACCTCGTGCGCGAGATCCACAACGAATACCTCCAGGCGGGGGCCGAGGTCGTCGAGACCAACACCTTTGGCGGCAACCGGTTTCGCCTGGGACAGCACGGGCTGCAGGATCAAGTGCGCGCGATCAACGTAGCTGGCGTCAAGCTGGCGCGGGAGTGCGTCAACCAGATCCGGGAGAAGCAGGCCTGCGAGGCGTTTGTGGCGGGCTCCATTGGCCCGCTGGGCGTAAGGCTGGAGCCGCTGGGCAAGGTTGGCCTCGAGGAGGCGCAGGATGCCTTTGCCGAGCAGATCCGTGCGATGGTCGAAGGCGGGCCTGGCGTGGGCGTAGACCTGCTGATTGTGGAGACGATGACCTCGCTGACCGAGGCGGAGCAGGCGATCCTGGCAGCGCGTCGCGTCGCTCCCGGCGTTCGCGTCGTGGTGATGATGACTGTCGATGAAGACGGCAACTGCCTGGATGGGGCCTCGGCCGAGACCGCCGCCATCAAACTGACCGAGTGGGGCGCCGATGCGGTGGGATGCAACTGCAGCGCAGGGCCGGCGACCGTATTGAGTGTAATTGAGCGCATCCGGCCCCTTACCACGCTGCCGCTGGCAGCAATGCCGAATGCGGGAATTCCACGGGCCTTCGAGGGGCGCACGATCTATCTCACCTCGCCTGAATACATGGCCAGCTTCACCCGCAAGCTGGTGAAGGCGGGCGCGAGCATCGTTGGCGGATGCTGCGGAACCACGCCAAGCTACACCCGGGCCATGAAGAGTTCGCTGCGTGCGCTCGACGCGATGGAGAGCGGCGTCGAGGTGATGCAGCGCGACGCAACCGGCAACGCCACCACCATCAAGGAGAGCAAAGTTGCGCCGCCACCGCTGGCCGAACGGTCGAAGATCGGCTCGATGGTAGCGGCGGGCGACTTTGTCACGATGGTCGAGATCGTGCCCCCAAAGGGCATTGACTGCAGCAAGGAGCTGGACGGAGCGATGCAGATGCACCGGCTGGGCGTCGATGCGATCAACGTGCCCGACTCGCCCCGGGCCAGCGCAAGGATGAGCGCGCAGAGCCTGTGCGTACAGATCCAGCAGCACGTCGGCATCGAGACGATTCTGCACTACACCTGCCGCGACCGCAATGTGCTGAGCATTCAGAGTGATCTGCTGGGCGCGTCCTCGATCGGGCTGAAGAATATTCTCTGCCTCACCGGCGATCCGCCGAAGCTGGGCAACTATCCTAATGCGACCGCGGTCTTCGATGTCGATGCAATCGGCCTGGTGAATGTAGTGAAGAACCTGAACTACGGACTCGACATCGGCAACAACTCGATTGGCGAGTCCACCGGCTTCTCCATCGCGGTAGCAGCGAACCCCGGCGTGCAGGATATGGATCAGGAGGTCCGCAGATTTGCTTTCAAGGTAGAGGCCGGTGCGGAGTACGCCATCACCCAGCCGGTCTTCGACCTGCGCGTACTCGAAGAGTTTCTGCGCAGAATCGAAAGCTTCCGCATCCCGGTAATCGCAGGCATCTGGCCGTTGACCAGCCTGCGCAACGCGGAGTTTATGAAGAACGATCTGCGCGTCAGCATGCCGGATGAGATCATGGCGCGGATGGCGAAGGCGTTAACGCCCGAGGCAGGCAGGCTCGAGGGCGTCAAGATCGCGCAGGAGATGCTCGCCGAGGCGAAGCCCATGGTGCAGGGCGTTCAGGTCAGTGCGCCCTTCGGACGATACGGCGTCGCAGCCGACGTGCTCGGTCTAGCCGCGGTTGAGGTTGCATAA